CCGACGGCACCGTGGTCGAGCAGGTGCCGACCGGCGACCGCGTCACCACCAACATCGCCTTCGGCGGCCCCGACCTGAAGACCGCCTACATCACGCTGTCCGGCAAGGGCGAGCTGATCGCGATGGACTGGTCGCGGCCGGGATTGCCGCTGAATTTTCTGAACAAGTGACGATTGCGCAAAAGCGCAATCGTCATCCCGGGGCATCGCGCAGCGATGAACCCCAATTCGCAATTGCGAATTGTGGGATCTCGAGATTCCGGTCTGGTGCTAACGCACCATCCCGGAATGACAAAGATGGAGAAGTCTCGAATGCCCTGGCTTGAACCGGTCACCCTTCGCGGCGCGCATGCGCGGCTCGAACCGCTGTCGCATGATCATCGCGACGGTCTCGTCGAAGCCGTGAAGGACGGCGAGCTGTCGAAGCTCTGGTACACCTCTGTCCCGCAGCCGGAGAACATGGGCAAGGAGATCGACCGCCGGCTCGGCCTCCAGGCCGCGGGCTCGATGCTGCCGTTCACGGTGTTCGATGCCGACGGCAAGATTTCCGGCATGACGACCTACATGAACGTCGACACGCCGAACCGCCGCGTCGAGATCGGCTCGACCTGGTACGCCAGGCGTGTGCAGCGCAGCGCGGTCAACACGCAGTGCAAACTGCTGCTGCTGCAACATGCCTTCGAGAAGCTCGATTGCATCGCGGTCGAGTTCCGCACGCATTTCTTCAATCACCAGAGCCGGCGCGGCATCGAGCGGTTGGGTGCCAAGCAGGACGGCATCCTGCGCAGCCATCAGATCGCGCCCAACGGCACGTTGCGCGACACCGTGGTTTACAGCATCATCGCGAGCGAATGGCCGACGGTGAAGGCGCATCTCAACTATCAACTCAACGAAAAGCCGCGCTGACACGTCGGTCAGCGCCAGAAGCGAGACGATGGAAACGTTCGATTATGTGATCATCGGCGCAGGCTCCGCCGGGAGCGTGCTGACCAACCGGTTGAGCGAAGACGCAGGGACCAGGGTGTGCGTGCTCGAGGCGGGGCCGAGCGACTGGCATCCCTACATCCATCTGCCGGCCGGCTTCATCAAGACCTTCCACATGAAGAGCGTGAACTGGGCCTACCAGCAGGAGGTGGGCCCTTATACCGGCGGGCGCAGCATCTACGCGCCGCGCGGCAAGACGCTCGGCGGCTCATCCTCGATCAACGGCCATATCTACAATCGCGGCCAGCGCCAGGATTTCGACACCTGGGCGCAACTCGGCAATCGCGGCTGGGGCTATCCCGACGTGCTGCCGTACTTCCGGCGCATGGAGCGACGGATCGGTGAGGGCGACGACACTTATCGTGGTCGGAATGGCAACCTCACCGTCACCACGATGGACTGGCAGGATCCGCTCTGCGAGGCCTTCATGGCAGGCGCGGTCTCGCTCGGCATTCCGCGCAACCCTGACTACAACGGCCAGATCCAGGAGGGCGTGTCGTACTGCCAGCGCACTATCCTGAACGGCCTCCGGGTCAGCGCCGCGACCGCGTTCCTGCATCCGGCGCGAAAGCGACCGAATGTCGACGTGCGCACCCATGCCCATGTCACCGGCATCATCTTCGAGGGCAAGCGCGCGGTCGGCGTGCGCTATAACCGCGGCGGCAAGCACGGTGATCCCTTGGAGATCCGCGCCACCAAGGAGGTCATCCTGTCCGGCGGCGCCTACAACTCGCCGCAGCTGTTGCAGCTCTCCGGCGTCGGTTCGCCCGACCTGCTGCAGTCGCACGGCATCGAGGTGCGCCACGCGCTGCCGGGCGTCGGTGAAGGCCTGCAGGATCACTACGCGCCGCGCTCGGTGGCGCGGGTCAAGAACATCAGGACCATCAACGAAATGCGCCGCGGCCTTAGCCTGTGGGGCGAGGCGATCAAATGGGCGACGACGCGGCGCGGATTGCTGTCGCTGTCGCCGACCATGGTCTACTGCTTCTGGCATTCCGGCGAGACCACCGAGAGTTCCGACCTGCAGCTCACCTTCACGCCGGCGAGCTACAAGGAAGGCGTGCAGGGCCAGCTCGAGGACGAGCCCGGCATGACGGTGGCCTCATGGCAGCAGCGGCCGGAGAGCCGCGGCTATGTCCGCATCCGTTCCGCCGATCCGTTCGCGCCGCCGATCATCCAGACCAACTACCTTGCCGAGGAAATCGACCGCCGCGTCGTCGTCGCCGGCATGAAGCTAGCGCGCCGGCTGCTCGCCTCCGAGCCGCTCAGCCCGTATTTCGCCTATGAGGACTTTCCGGGTCCGAAAGTGCAGAGCGACGAGGAGCTGCTCGCGGCCGCAACCCAGCGCGGCACCACCACCTTCCATCCCGGCTGCACCTGCCGGATGGGCCCGGCCGATGCGCCGTGGGCGGTGGTCGACGACCAGCTCCGGGTCCATGGCATGGAAGGCCTGCGCGTGATCGACGCCTCGATCATGCCGCGGATGATCTCCGCCAATCTCAACGCCTCGACCTTGATGATCGCCGACAAGGCCTCCGACATGATCCGCGGCAAGACGCCCGAGGCCGCCGCGAAGCTGCCGGAATATGCGTGAGGGCGAGGTGAGCGCGACGCTCGTTCTCGATCAGCGCGCTCGATCCATCACCGTCATCCTGAGGAGGCCGCGTAGCGGCCGTCTCGAAGGGTCGACGGCCACCAGCGGGGCCGTGCACCCTTCGAGGCTCGCTTCGCGAGCACCTCAGGGTGACGGGACCAGCAGCGGATGAGAAGTAGCTCAGCCGTAGACGAAGGCCTTGTCCTTGAGGTCGATCGCCGGGAATTCGTCCTTCTCGGCCCAGTAGTCCTGGTTGTGTTGCCATTCCGGCTTGTCGCCGCGCTTCGGCAGCAGGTGCATGCCGCGCATCATGTAGCCGGGGTT
This Bradyrhizobium sp. CCBAU 53421 DNA region includes the following protein-coding sequences:
- a CDS encoding GMC family oxidoreductase — protein: METFDYVIIGAGSAGSVLTNRLSEDAGTRVCVLEAGPSDWHPYIHLPAGFIKTFHMKSVNWAYQQEVGPYTGGRSIYAPRGKTLGGSSSINGHIYNRGQRQDFDTWAQLGNRGWGYPDVLPYFRRMERRIGEGDDTYRGRNGNLTVTTMDWQDPLCEAFMAGAVSLGIPRNPDYNGQIQEGVSYCQRTILNGLRVSAATAFLHPARKRPNVDVRTHAHVTGIIFEGKRAVGVRYNRGGKHGDPLEIRATKEVILSGGAYNSPQLLQLSGVGSPDLLQSHGIEVRHALPGVGEGLQDHYAPRSVARVKNIRTINEMRRGLSLWGEAIKWATTRRGLLSLSPTMVYCFWHSGETTESSDLQLTFTPASYKEGVQGQLEDEPGMTVASWQQRPESRGYVRIRSADPFAPPIIQTNYLAEEIDRRVVVAGMKLARRLLASEPLSPYFAYEDFPGPKVQSDEELLAAATQRGTTTFHPGCTCRMGPADAPWAVVDDQLRVHGMEGLRVIDASIMPRMISANLNASTLMIADKASDMIRGKTPEAAAKLPEYA
- a CDS encoding GNAT family N-acetyltransferase encodes the protein MPWLEPVTLRGAHARLEPLSHDHRDGLVEAVKDGELSKLWYTSVPQPENMGKEIDRRLGLQAAGSMLPFTVFDADGKISGMTTYMNVDTPNRRVEIGSTWYARRVQRSAVNTQCKLLLLQHAFEKLDCIAVEFRTHFFNHQSRRGIERLGAKQDGILRSHQIAPNGTLRDTVVYSIIASEWPTVKAHLNYQLNEKPR